From a region of the Flavobacterium branchiarum genome:
- a CDS encoding L,D-transpeptidase family protein: MRKITLLSTILMLAFTLTSFSSNKKNIKYNEYPSFQTIQKKTNSSTIPLGINNATITTFFKNYPKFNTYQSDVNQLYKTRNYNMIWFENGELIEFAHLLYQKVNMLEKEGVKSTVPYRDQIDFIFNETEANKPSQSDTELLLTSLYVFYTNKVYEGLDAKKVQDLGWFLPKKSISYDKLLDSLLVDPKLLDKGKIGLFSQYYKLRDVLDKYRQIQKTNDWEPITMDPSIEVLKPLDSSKAIGQIRHRLLVLGDIKQDSKRNVYDQELMDAVLNYKRKYGLALNYKIDAEQISQMNEPIEDRIRTIMLNMERCRWIPAELEKGKEYVMVNIPSYRLYYVKDGANALVSDVFVGSRLNKTVIFSSKMDRIVFSPYWTVPQSIVKNELKSLIASDKNYLKDHNMEWFNGTIRQKPGPNNSLGLVKFLFPNPNDIYMHDTPAKSLFLAQDRAFSHGCINVQKAKELAVTILKGNPDWPIDRIDNAMSGEKETVCMLKDKIPVYIGYFTAWVNNEGEISFFKDVYDRDKSLASLLFPDKTIN, encoded by the coding sequence ATGAGAAAAATTACTTTATTATCCACAATCCTCATGTTGGCTTTTACGTTGACTTCATTTAGCTCCAACAAAAAAAACATTAAATACAATGAATACCCATCATTTCAAACTATTCAGAAGAAAACGAATAGTAGTACAATACCCCTCGGAATCAACAATGCTACAATAACCACCTTCTTTAAAAACTATCCAAAATTCAACACTTATCAATCTGATGTAAATCAACTTTATAAAACTAGAAACTACAATATGATATGGTTCGAAAATGGCGAACTTATAGAATTTGCTCACTTACTATACCAAAAAGTAAACATGCTTGAAAAAGAGGGAGTAAAATCGACTGTACCTTACAGAGATCAAATTGATTTTATTTTTAACGAAACTGAAGCAAACAAACCTTCGCAATCTGATACAGAATTATTATTAACTTCATTATATGTCTTTTACACTAACAAAGTCTATGAAGGACTTGATGCTAAAAAAGTTCAGGATTTAGGATGGTTTTTACCTAAAAAAAGCATTTCTTATGACAAATTATTAGACTCGCTATTGGTTGATCCGAAGTTATTAGACAAAGGAAAAATAGGCCTATTTAGTCAATATTATAAATTGCGTGATGTTTTGGACAAATACCGACAAATTCAAAAAACTAATGATTGGGAACCAATAACTATGGATCCATCAATAGAAGTATTAAAACCATTGGACAGCTCTAAAGCCATTGGACAAATCAGACATCGCTTATTGGTACTTGGAGATATAAAACAAGACTCGAAAAGAAATGTATACGACCAAGAACTAATGGATGCTGTTTTAAATTATAAAAGAAAATATGGCTTAGCTTTAAATTACAAAATTGATGCAGAACAGATAAGTCAGATGAACGAACCTATCGAAGACCGAATAAGAACAATTATGCTTAATATGGAGCGTTGTCGATGGATTCCTGCAGAATTAGAAAAAGGAAAGGAGTATGTAATGGTAAACATTCCGTCTTACCGTTTATATTACGTAAAAGATGGAGCTAATGCATTAGTTTCGGATGTTTTTGTTGGATCTAGACTTAACAAGACTGTAATTTTTAGTAGTAAAATGGATCGAATCGTCTTTAGTCCTTATTGGACAGTTCCACAGAGTATTGTCAAAAATGAGCTAAAATCTTTAATAGCTTCTGATAAGAATTATTTAAAAGACCACAACATGGAGTGGTTCAATGGAACTATCAGACAAAAGCCAGGTCCTAACAATTCTTTGGGATTAGTAAAATTTTTATTTCCAAACCCAAATGACATCTACATGCACGACACTCCAGCCAAAAGCTTATTCTTGGCTCAAGATAGAGCATTTAGTCACGGTTGTATAAATGTTCAAAAGGCAAAAGAACTTGCTGTTACTATCCTAAAAGGCAATCCAGATTGGCCTATTGATCGTATTGATAACGCCATGAGTGGAGAAAAAGAAACAGTTTGTATGCTAAAAGATAAAATACCAGTTTACATTGGATACTTTACTGCTTGGGTTAATAACGAAGGTGAAATCAGTTTTTTCAAAGACGTATACGATAGAGACAAAAGTTTAGCTTCTTTATTATTTCCTGACAAAACAATAAACTAA
- a CDS encoding sigma-54-dependent transcriptional regulator, producing MRKKQANILVVDDQEEILFSVKMILKKQFESIFTTNDPKKIISLLSENPIDVVLLDMNYRIGFEDGREGIHWLKEIKLLSPQTVVILMTGFGKIETAVEGIKIGAFDYVLKPWNNEKLLTTIDNAVNESRKKSKKQLVKPEEKKYFTGSSDKIKRAYTIADKVAKTDANVLILGENGTGKFVFAQHIHQNSQRKDKPFVHVDLGSLSDNLFESELFGYAKGAFTDAQTDTPGRFETASDGTIFLDEIGNIPLHLQAKLLHVLQTKSVIRLGESKVRPLNVRIIAATNSDIKAEVNDKTFREDLLYRINTMEITLPALRERKDDIAPMAEHLLNEIKEKYNQPDIVFDTNIAKHLENYPWKGNVREMENKIERALILSENNIITVNDLDILDFDEFLIDDENPLSEMEKNAIEKSLLKNNRNISKTAEELGLSRASLYRRIEKYGLKNIE from the coding sequence ATGCGAAAAAAACAAGCCAATATATTAGTTGTCGATGATCAGGAAGAAATTCTTTTTTCGGTAAAAATGATCTTGAAAAAACAGTTTGAATCCATTTTTACGACGAATGACCCAAAAAAAATCATCTCGCTGTTATCCGAAAACCCAATTGATGTGGTTTTATTAGACATGAACTATCGCATTGGTTTTGAAGATGGACGCGAAGGAATTCATTGGCTTAAAGAAATCAAACTATTATCACCGCAAACAGTTGTTATCTTAATGACTGGTTTCGGAAAGATTGAAACTGCTGTAGAAGGCATAAAAATAGGTGCTTTTGATTATGTTTTAAAACCTTGGAACAACGAAAAACTACTGACAACAATTGACAATGCAGTAAATGAAAGTCGAAAAAAATCAAAGAAGCAACTAGTAAAACCAGAAGAAAAAAAGTATTTCACTGGATCTTCTGATAAAATAAAACGAGCCTATACAATTGCTGATAAAGTTGCAAAAACGGATGCTAATGTGCTTATTTTAGGAGAAAACGGAACTGGTAAATTTGTTTTCGCACAGCATATACATCAAAATTCACAACGAAAAGATAAGCCATTCGTCCATGTTGATTTAGGTTCGTTAAGTGATAATTTATTCGAAAGCGAACTATTTGGCTATGCCAAAGGTGCATTTACAGATGCCCAAACAGATACTCCTGGACGATTTGAAACTGCTTCTGACGGAACTATTTTTCTTGACGAAATAGGAAACATCCCTTTGCATCTACAAGCAAAACTATTACATGTTTTACAAACCAAATCGGTTATTCGCTTAGGTGAAAGTAAAGTCAGACCTTTAAACGTGCGCATAATAGCCGCAACTAATAGCGACATAAAAGCCGAAGTAAACGACAAAACATTTCGTGAAGATTTATTGTATCGAATTAATACAATGGAAATTACCTTGCCGGCTTTGCGTGAACGAAAAGATGATATCGCACCAATGGCCGAGCATCTTCTTAATGAAATTAAAGAGAAATACAATCAACCCGATATTGTTTTCGACACTAATATTGCTAAACATCTAGAGAATTATCCTTGGAAGGGAAATGTCCGAGAAATGGAAAACAAAATAGAAAGAGCCTTAATACTATCCGAAAATAATATTATTACTGTAAATGATTTAGACATTCTTGATTTTGATGAATTCTTGATTGATGACGAAAATCCTTTATCTGAAATGGAGAAAAATGCTATTGAAAAATCTTTACTTAAGAACAACAGAAACATTAGTAAAACTGCCGAAGAATTAGGATTATCAAGAGCTTCTCTCTACCGAAGAATTGAAAAATATGGTTTAAAAAATATCGAATAA
- a CDS encoding ABC transporter ATP-binding protein, translating to MITIQDLTRVFRTEEVETAALSGINLKIKKGDFLTIMGPSGCGKSTLLNIIGLLDSASGGSYKLLDNEMIGLKEKGRAAVRKENIGFIFQNFNLIDELSVYDNIELPLIYNNVKSSDRKQKVEAIAEKLNISHRLKHFPQQLSGGQQQRVAVARALVNDPKIILADEPTGNLDSKNGNEVMELLTDLHAKGATILMVTHSDYDASFSQKTIHMKDGVIFSERLNQRNVDVFKV from the coding sequence ATGATAACAATACAAGATTTAACCAGGGTTTTTAGAACAGAAGAAGTAGAAACAGCAGCATTAAGCGGGATTAATTTGAAAATAAAAAAAGGAGATTTTTTAACTATCATGGGACCTTCGGGCTGTGGGAAGTCTACTTTGTTGAACATAATCGGGCTTTTGGATAGTGCAAGTGGTGGTAGTTATAAACTATTAGATAACGAAATGATTGGTCTTAAAGAGAAAGGAAGAGCTGCTGTTCGTAAAGAAAATATTGGATTTATTTTTCAAAACTTCAACCTGATTGATGAGCTTTCAGTTTATGATAATATAGAGTTGCCTTTAATTTATAATAATGTGAAGTCATCTGATAGAAAACAAAAGGTGGAAGCGATTGCAGAGAAGTTGAATATCTCTCATCGGTTAAAGCATTTTCCGCAACAACTTTCAGGAGGACAACAACAACGCGTTGCAGTTGCTAGAGCTTTAGTAAATGATCCTAAGATAATTTTGGCCGATGAGCCAACAGGGAATTTAGATAGTAAAAATGGTAATGAAGTTATGGAACTTTTAACTGATTTGCATGCCAAAGGAGCAACAATACTTATGGTGACGCATTCAGATTACGACGCTTCTTTTTCGCAAAAAACAATCCACATGAAAGATGGGGTTATTTTTTCGGAAAGATTAAATCAAAGAAATGTAGATGTTTTTAAAGTATAG
- a CDS encoding efflux RND transporter periplasmic adaptor subunit encodes MDKVIPRKSKKIRYLAIGISAFLALAVIVFFSFNKKRSLNVKEGELIVKTVERDFFEDFMVFQAKVEPLNVMLVNVTEGGSVKEIFVENGATVTKGQSLARLYNPNTELNYLTQETAIIEQINNLNTGKLNIRNQELNLTKDLVSIEHDYNDAKRLYDMNSKLYEKDVISRNDWNAFKESLRFQDERRKTIQQSIQKEKQTNQLQISQINRSIQTMEMSLDILRNNKKNFLITAPESGRLTSFQPVLGKTFQAGESIGRIDSRQGYKLVAEVDEFYLEKMREGLKGQVDYQGKTLEVIVTKVIPEVKSGHFSVELNFVSKDQIALQDGLSFGIKLILSERNKILVLQKGSFNQETAGKWIFVVNGNKAERRAIKLGRENPSYYEVLSGLKEGDKVITSSYSDYKDIEELSIKK; translated from the coding sequence ATGGACAAAGTAATTCCTCGTAAAAGTAAAAAAATTAGGTATCTGGCAATAGGAATCAGTGCTTTTTTAGCATTAGCAGTAATAGTCTTTTTTTCTTTTAACAAAAAAAGAAGCCTCAATGTTAAGGAAGGTGAATTGATTGTAAAAACTGTTGAAAGAGATTTCTTCGAAGATTTTATGGTCTTTCAAGCAAAAGTGGAGCCTTTAAATGTTATGTTGGTTAACGTAACCGAAGGTGGATCTGTTAAAGAAATATTTGTTGAAAATGGAGCAACAGTTACGAAAGGGCAATCACTGGCTCGATTGTATAATCCAAACACGGAACTTAATTACCTTACACAAGAAACAGCAATTATTGAGCAGATTAATAATCTGAATACAGGGAAATTGAATATCAGAAATCAAGAATTGAACTTGACAAAAGATTTAGTTTCTATCGAACATGATTATAATGATGCAAAGCGTTTGTACGATATGAATTCGAAATTATATGAAAAGGACGTGATTTCTAGAAATGATTGGAATGCATTTAAGGAAAGTTTACGTTTTCAGGATGAACGAAGAAAAACAATTCAGCAAAGCATTCAGAAAGAGAAGCAAACAAATCAATTACAGATTTCACAAATCAATCGTTCGATTCAAACAATGGAAATGAGTTTGGATATTTTGAGAAATAATAAAAAGAACTTCTTAATAACAGCACCAGAATCAGGAAGGTTAACTTCATTTCAGCCTGTTTTAGGAAAGACTTTTCAAGCAGGAGAAAGTATTGGTAGAATAGATTCTAGACAAGGTTATAAATTGGTAGCAGAAGTAGATGAATTTTATTTAGAAAAAATGCGCGAAGGGCTAAAAGGACAAGTCGATTATCAAGGAAAAACTTTAGAGGTAATTGTGACAAAAGTAATTCCAGAGGTTAAAAGTGGTCATTTTTCGGTTGAATTAAATTTCGTTTCTAAAGATCAAATTGCTTTGCAGGATGGATTAAGTTTTGGAATAAAATTAATTTTATCAGAAAGAAATAAAATTCTTGTTTTGCAAAAAGGAAGCTTTAATCAGGAAACAGCAGGAAAATGGATTTTTGTTGTAAATGGGAATAAAGCGGAGAGAAGAGCAATTAAATTGGGTAGAGAAAATCCTTCGTATTATGAAGTTTTAAGCGGATTAAAAGAAGGTGATAAAGTAATAACTTCTTCTTATTCGGATTATAAGGATATAGAGGAGCTTTCAATAAAAAAATAA
- a CDS encoding MGMT family protein, translating to MAEDNFFERVYVIVRQIPYGKVTSYGAIAKALGTARSARMVGWAMNACHNRDDVPAHRVVNRKGLLSGKHHFDGTNLMQQLLESEGIEVVDNQIVDFEKHFWKPDF from the coding sequence ATGGCAGAGGATAATTTTTTCGAAAGGGTATATGTGATAGTAAGGCAGATTCCTTACGGAAAAGTAACTTCGTATGGCGCTATAGCAAAAGCATTGGGAACAGCACGTTCAGCAAGAATGGTGGGTTGGGCAATGAATGCTTGTCATAATAGGGACGATGTTCCTGCACATCGTGTTGTAAATAGAAAAGGCTTACTTAGTGGTAAACATCATTTTGACGGAACAAACTTAATGCAACAATTACTCGAAAGCGAAGGCATTGAAGTCGTTGACAACCAAATAGTCGATTTCGAAAAACACTTTTGGAAACCGGATTTTTAG
- a CDS encoding sensor histidine kinase — protein sequence MKNWKFYNLLFLRVFIVIIILFASLYLVQKEFYYNSILVAVALIIALIEMYSFIKAKTNFYDKTILSILQNDYSTNFPEEEKKGSFKNLALLYSTLKEKQQEQTSKELIYRSILNNIDTATLILERDNNDWNIFLMNDYFSSLFNVPKVSHWNYLKNHLPSLCDEIESTHFSEIKTAISVKIEQQDLQTFTLQTSLTKSLNKEYYIILLDSIQRVIDKKEKEAWITLMKVISHELMNSLTPIRSLSQNLLQIIGQEKLEEDDFDDIKNSISTIINRSDHLQVFVENYRKLTMLPTPNKLPTSINSLFGDCIKIMSPILKEQGIELINDIDSSRNILIDKSQMEQVIINLITNSIFALKERQEKKIFLSALTENNRFFITISDTGKGIDPEIRNKIFLPFFTTRKEGAGIGLTLSKNIIEAHGGYLSYQTDENRTNFVICLI from the coding sequence ATGAAAAACTGGAAATTTTACAATCTCTTATTTTTACGGGTTTTTATTGTTATAATAATCCTTTTTGCATCGTTATATCTTGTACAAAAAGAATTCTACTATAACAGCATTTTGGTAGCTGTTGCGCTTATTATTGCTTTGATAGAAATGTATTCTTTTATCAAAGCAAAGACTAATTTTTACGACAAGACAATCCTTTCTATTCTTCAAAATGATTATTCAACTAATTTTCCTGAAGAAGAAAAAAAAGGTAGTTTTAAAAATCTCGCTCTTTTATACTCTACTTTAAAAGAAAAACAACAGGAACAAACTTCAAAGGAATTGATTTATCGCTCTATTTTAAACAATATAGATACCGCTACTTTGATTCTAGAAAGAGACAACAACGATTGGAACATTTTCCTGATGAATGATTATTTCTCCTCCTTGTTTAATGTCCCTAAAGTAAGTCATTGGAATTACCTTAAAAATCACCTTCCATCACTTTGTGATGAGATTGAGAGTACTCATTTTAGCGAAATAAAAACAGCAATTAGTGTCAAAATTGAACAACAAGATTTGCAAACTTTCACGCTACAAACTTCGCTCACAAAATCATTAAACAAAGAATACTATATCATTTTACTAGATAGCATTCAGCGTGTTATTGACAAAAAAGAAAAAGAAGCTTGGATTACTTTAATGAAAGTTATATCTCATGAGTTGATGAATTCTTTAACTCCGATTCGCTCACTCTCGCAAAATTTACTTCAAATAATCGGTCAAGAAAAACTAGAAGAGGACGACTTTGACGATATTAAAAATAGCATATCTACTATCATAAACCGAAGCGATCATTTACAAGTATTCGTAGAAAACTACCGAAAACTAACCATGTTACCTACTCCAAACAAACTGCCTACATCTATCAATTCTCTTTTTGGCGATTGCATAAAAATCATGTCACCAATTTTAAAAGAACAAGGAATTGAATTAATAAACGATATCGACAGTTCCCGTAATATTCTGATTGATAAAAGTCAGATGGAGCAAGTAATCATCAACTTGATTACCAATAGTATTTTTGCTTTAAAAGAAAGACAGGAGAAAAAAATATTCTTATCAGCATTAACAGAGAACAATCGTTTTTTCATTACAATTTCCGATACCGGAAAAGGAATTGATCCTGAAATAAGAAATAAAATATTCCTTCCATTTTTCACAACCCGAAAAGAAGGGGCTGGTATCGGTCTGACACTTTCAAAGAATATTATTGAAGCTCACGGTGGCTACTTAAGTTATCAAACCGATGAGAATAGAACAAATTTTGTGATTTGCCTTATTTAG
- a CDS encoding ABC transporter permease has translation MILNWIKIFVYHLKQNKLFSFLNVLGLSIGIAGVIFAILYWNNENSYDQWNPEKENVFQVLNKLGATGDIWASSSIPFGKTCKATIPEIESICFFDGWYYEDILKYENQKWMGKKIIVADYDFFDAFPFPIIKGAKKDILKEKNSVAISEDEAKVVFKNEDPIGKTITNDGKIFIVKAVYKIIRPSSIEPNYVFGGLLKEHDMDSWGNFNYTLCVKLKKGADAGSVLKKMQNVNFVNRTLKDAKESGQTVEQYVKENGETEVILDQLKTARLHGTKSSAPMNFPEGRGNLQLLYIMVGLSVLILALSLVNYINLATASAIKRAKEVGVRKIVGANKSQIVLQFIFETAIIVVLAILFALAIVELSLPFYNDFLGKNLTMNGSEFYLEIIMIFVLVILLAGIFPAIYISNFETLKVLKGNFSRSKSGIWVRNAMLVFQFVIATFFIVGALIVYFQVNYMMNKDLGFSGDQVISVSFNYQDRDRRLEKYFTTKQELMKMNGVQNVSTFAGSFGNGTNSSSGFTHNGIFVQPRNIEMDFGFLEMMKIKILKGRDLSSQYASDTISNWLINETCAKALNLKNPINTIISSGWGNSEGNMKFKIVGVVKDFHVSGLQSKVPPMIFVSVKTLKWNNFDNIYIKVSPENLTETLASLEAYWKKNVNSDYPFNYQFVDKTFAKTYKEQVKQKNLFFVLNVIVIVIAIFGLFALASFSMERRLKEIAIRKTLGAETDALLRELSKQYIGFCLLGFVVGIFPAYFFLSKWLENFAFRIDVPILPFIVALIVLLLLTLLIVLAKAYQVTKIDILKYLKYE, from the coding sequence ATGATACTTAACTGGATAAAAATATTTGTTTACCATTTAAAGCAAAACAAACTGTTTTCGTTTTTAAATGTATTAGGATTAAGCATAGGAATTGCAGGAGTTATTTTTGCAATACTATACTGGAATAATGAGAATTCATATGATCAATGGAATCCAGAAAAGGAGAATGTATTTCAAGTTCTTAATAAGTTAGGTGCAACTGGTGACATTTGGGCTTCTAGTTCTATTCCGTTTGGGAAAACCTGTAAGGCTACAATTCCAGAAATCGAATCGATCTGTTTCTTTGATGGCTGGTATTATGAAGACATACTTAAATATGAGAATCAAAAATGGATGGGAAAAAAAATTATAGTTGCTGATTATGATTTTTTTGATGCCTTTCCGTTTCCGATTATCAAAGGAGCTAAGAAAGATATCCTGAAAGAAAAAAATAGTGTTGCAATTTCAGAAGATGAGGCTAAAGTAGTTTTCAAGAATGAAGATCCAATTGGGAAAACGATTACTAATGATGGTAAAATTTTTATCGTAAAAGCTGTTTATAAAATCATTAGACCGTCTTCTATTGAGCCTAATTATGTTTTTGGAGGCCTTTTGAAAGAACATGACATGGATAGTTGGGGAAACTTCAACTATACATTGTGCGTAAAGTTGAAAAAGGGTGCCGACGCCGGAAGTGTTTTAAAGAAAATGCAAAATGTAAATTTTGTAAATCGAACACTAAAAGATGCTAAAGAAAGCGGGCAGACAGTTGAGCAATATGTGAAAGAAAATGGAGAAACCGAAGTTATTCTAGACCAATTAAAAACGGCACGACTTCATGGTACAAAATCAAGTGCTCCAATGAATTTTCCTGAAGGGAGAGGTAATCTTCAGTTATTGTATATAATGGTAGGTTTGTCTGTGCTTATTCTAGCGTTGTCTTTGGTGAACTATATTAATTTGGCAACAGCATCTGCAATTAAAAGAGCCAAAGAAGTTGGAGTCCGAAAAATTGTTGGAGCAAATAAATCTCAAATCGTATTACAGTTTATATTCGAAACAGCCATAATTGTTGTTTTGGCTATTCTTTTTGCTTTAGCAATAGTAGAATTGTCTTTGCCGTTTTATAATGACTTTTTGGGTAAAAACTTGACGATGAACGGTAGTGAGTTTTATTTAGAAATTATTATGATTTTTGTATTGGTAATACTTCTTGCTGGTATATTTCCAGCGATTTATATTTCAAATTTTGAAACCCTAAAAGTTTTAAAGGGAAATTTTTCAAGAAGTAAAAGTGGGATATGGGTACGAAATGCAATGCTTGTTTTTCAGTTTGTTATCGCAACCTTTTTTATTGTTGGGGCGCTTATCGTTTATTTTCAGGTTAATTACATGATGAATAAAGATTTAGGTTTTAGCGGAGATCAAGTTATTAGTGTTTCGTTTAATTATCAAGACCGTGATAGACGATTAGAGAAGTATTTTACGACCAAACAAGAATTAATGAAAATGAATGGTGTGCAAAACGTTTCGACCTTTGCAGGTAGTTTTGGTAATGGGACGAATTCTAGTTCTGGATTTACACATAACGGTATTTTTGTGCAACCAAGAAATATCGAAATGGATTTTGGTTTTCTTGAAATGATGAAAATTAAAATACTGAAAGGTAGGGATTTGTCATCTCAATACGCATCTGATACAATAAGCAATTGGTTGATAAACGAAACTTGTGCTAAGGCTTTAAATCTTAAAAATCCGATAAACACAATCATTAGTTCTGGTTGGGGAAATAGTGAAGGGAATATGAAATTTAAAATTGTGGGTGTAGTAAAAGATTTTCATGTTAGTGGGCTTCAAAGTAAAGTTCCGCCCATGATTTTTGTTAGCGTTAAAACCCTAAAATGGAATAACTTTGATAACATATATATAAAAGTTTCACCAGAAAACCTGACTGAAACGCTAGCTTCATTAGAGGCTTATTGGAAAAAGAATGTTAATTCTGATTATCCTTTTAATTATCAATTTGTAGATAAAACATTTGCAAAAACATATAAGGAACAGGTTAAGCAAAAGAATTTGTTCTTTGTACTTAATGTTATTGTGATTGTAATTGCTATTTTTGGATTGTTTGCTTTGGCATCTTTTTCGATGGAAAGAAGGTTGAAAGAAATCGCAATAAGAAAGACTCTCGGTGCAGAAACCGATGCTTTGCTTAGAGAATTGTCAAAACAATATATAGGTTTTTGTTTATTGGGTTTTGTAGTTGGTATATTTCCTGCCTATTTCTTTCTTAGTAAATGGCTAGAGAATTTTGCTTTTAGAATTGATGTTCCTATTTTACCGTTTATCGTTGCATTAATTGTATTACTTCTTTTAACTTTGCTAATTGTTTTGGCAAAAGCATATCAAGTAACTAAAATAGATATTCTTAAATATCTTAAATACGAATAA